A single Nicotiana tabacum cultivar K326 chromosome 5, ASM71507v2, whole genome shotgun sequence DNA region contains:
- the LOC142180987 gene encoding uncharacterized protein LOC142180987 produces the protein MVKIDIRKAYDSVEWIFLQMVLIEFGFPMKMVNWIMTCVSTVSYTLLINGGLTTRFQAKKGLRQGDSMSSYLFVLSMEYLNRSLKKLNANLDSNYHPRCSKLNLIHICFTDDLLLCCRADKISILLMLQAFNHFSEVSGLKANMEKSSLHIAGVSNEFKQQIIQEMGFATGEIPFRYLSVPLSSRKITVHQCLPLVEKMITRLLPRLWVKWIHYFYIKQKTISDCHIPKQASWLVWKILEFQKVEWKKVVLVQTIIPRHQFILWLAIQNRLATVDRLQKWGIQVDKRCILCTTGRDETLEHMLFECTYSQHMWKSILSWLSIQRRIGNWQEEVQWVASKVSTRPWTHILGFLFAATVYHIWGERNARRF, from the exons ATGGTAAAGATTGACATTAGGAAAGCCTATGATTCAGTGGAGTGGATTTTTTTACAGATGGTGTTGATTGAATTTGGGTTTCCTATGAAGATGGTAAATTGGATAATGACTTGTGTTTCAACTGTCAGTTATACCTTATTGATCAATGGAGGACTGACTACCAGATTCCAAGCAAAAAAAGGGCTCAGGCAGGGGGACTCAATGTCATCCTACCTATTTGTATTGTCAATGGAGTACTTGAACAGAAGCTTGAAGAAGCTAAATGCTAATCTTGATTCTAACTACCACCCCAGATGTTCAAAGCTCAACCTAATTCATATATGTTTTACAGATGATCTGCTATTGTGTTGCAGGGCAGACAAAATTTCTATCCTGTTGATGTTGCAGGCTTTCAATCATTTCTCTGAAGTGTCTGGACTTAAAGCCAATATGGAGAAGAGTTCATTGCATATAGCAGGGGTATCAAATGAATTCAAACAACAGATTATACAAGAGATGGGCTTTGCTACTGGTGAAATTCCTTTCAGATACCTAAGTGTTCCTCTATCTTCAAGGAAGATTACAGTTCATCAGTGTCTACCTCTAGTAGAGAAGATGATTACAAGA CTACTTCCCAGACTATGGGTGAAATGGATTCACTACTTTTACATAAAGCAGAAGACTATATCAGATTGTCATATTCCTAAACAAGCAAGCTGGCTAGTTTGGAAAATATTGGAG TTTCAGAAAGTAGAATGGAAGAAAGTAGTATTGGTACAAACCATTATACCCAGGCATCAGTTTATTCTATGGCTAGCAATACAAAACAGATTGGCTACTGTGGACAGGCTACAGAAATGGGGAATTCAAGTTGACAAAAGATGTATACTGTGCACAACTGGAAGAGATGAAACATTGGAGCATATGTTATTTGAATGTACTTACTCACAACATATGTGGAAATCTATATTGAGCTGGCTAAGCATACAGAGAAGGATAGGGAACTGGCAGGAAGAAGTGCAATGGGTGGCAAGCAAAGTTAGCACCAGACCATGGACACACATATTGGGATTCCTCTTTGCAGCTACAGTCTATCACATATGGGGTGAAAGAAATGCGAGAAGGTTTTAG